The Pseudomonas berkeleyensis genome includes a region encoding these proteins:
- a CDS encoding YgaP family membrane protein codes for MNANVGTLDRSLRIAAGLILIALSLGGVIGPWGWLGVLPLATGILRFCPAYPLLGINTCKRRP; via the coding sequence ATGAACGCCAATGTGGGAACCCTCGACCGTAGCCTGCGCATTGCCGCTGGCCTGATCCTCATTGCACTGAGCCTGGGCGGTGTCATCGGCCCGTGGGGCTGGCTCGGCGTGTTGCCGCTGGCCACTGGCATCTTGCGCTTCTGCCCGGCTTATCCGCTGCTGGGCATCAATACTTGCAAGCGCAGGCCCTGA
- a CDS encoding YeeE/YedE family protein, which yields MNVDWANFTPWSALAGGALIGLAVALFALANGRVAGISGLLGSVLQRGAEGRGEKALFLLGLLLAPLLWLAFADLPPVRFEGGTLSLVAAGLLVGLGTRYGSGCTSGHGVCGVSRLSPRSQVATLCFMASGFATVFVLRHLLEG from the coding sequence ATGAACGTCGACTGGGCCAATTTCACACCCTGGAGCGCCTTGGCCGGTGGCGCGCTGATCGGTTTGGCGGTGGCGCTCTTCGCTCTGGCCAACGGCCGCGTCGCGGGCATCAGCGGCCTGCTGGGCAGTGTGTTGCAGCGCGGCGCTGAGGGGCGTGGCGAGAAAGCGCTGTTTCTCCTCGGCCTGTTGCTGGCGCCCTTGCTATGGCTGGCGTTCGCCGACCTGCCGCCGGTGCGTTTCGAGGGTGGCACGCTGAGCCTGGTCGCCGCCGGGCTGCTGGTGGGCCTTGGCACCCGCTATGGTTCAGGCTGCACCAGCGGGCATGGCGTGTGTGGTGTTTCCCGTCTTTCGCCACGCTCGCAGGTGGCCACGCTGTGCTTCATGGCCAGTGGCTTCGCCACGGTGTTCGTGCTGCGCCACCTGCTGGAGGGCTGA
- a CDS encoding DUF6691 family protein, with protein MARLSAFVAGLLFGLGLLLAGMADPAKVLAFLDLSGNWDPTLALVMAGAIAVAMLPLKLAGKRSRALSGGTMQLPTRRDLDARLIGGSLLFGVGWGIAGICPGPALALLSAGHWQGLLFVAAMLTGMLIFAALEGQRAR; from the coding sequence ATGGCCAGGCTCAGTGCATTCGTGGCGGGCTTGCTGTTCGGTTTAGGCCTGTTGCTGGCCGGTATGGCCGACCCGGCCAAGGTGCTTGCTTTTCTCGATCTGTCCGGCAACTGGGATCCGACCCTGGCGCTGGTGATGGCAGGTGCCATCGCTGTTGCAATGCTGCCGTTGAAGTTGGCAGGCAAGCGTTCCCGGGCATTGTCGGGCGGCACCATGCAGTTGCCGACTCGCCGCGATCTGGATGCTCGGCTGATTGGCGGCAGCCTGCTGTTCGGCGTCGGCTGGGGCATCGCCGGCATCTGCCCAGGGCCGGCCCTTGCGCTGCTGTCGGCCGGCCATTGGCAGGGGCTGCTGTTCGTGGCGGCGATGCTCACCGGCATGCTGATTTTTGCCGCGCTGGAAGGCCAGCGCGCACGTTGA
- a CDS encoding MBL fold metallo-hydrolase, whose amino-acid sequence MSAVITPFFDSATFTYSYVVSDPATGRCAIIDSVLDYDPASGRTSHAGAERIVEHVRAQGLAVDWLLETHVHADHLSAAPYLKQALGGRLAIGAQITQVQSTFGKLFNAGSAFSCDGRQFDQLFSDGECFRIGGLEARALHTPGHTPACMTYVIGDAAFVGDTLFMPDYGTARCDFPGGDARVLYRSIQRLFSLPDTTRLFLCHDYKVPGREHFQFQSTVAEQRLHNVHVHEGIGEDEFVAMRTKRDATLGMPTLILPSVQVNMRGGELPPPEDNGVRYLKVPLNVL is encoded by the coding sequence ATGTCCGCCGTCATCACCCCATTCTTCGATTCGGCCACGTTCACCTACAGCTATGTGGTCAGTGATCCGGCTACGGGGCGCTGCGCCATCATCGACTCGGTGCTCGATTACGACCCCGCTTCGGGGCGTACCTCGCATGCCGGTGCCGAGCGCATCGTCGAGCATGTCCGGGCGCAGGGGCTGGCGGTGGATTGGCTGCTGGAAACCCATGTGCACGCCGATCATCTGTCTGCCGCTCCCTATCTCAAGCAGGCGCTGGGCGGTCGGCTGGCCATCGGTGCGCAGATCACCCAGGTGCAGAGCACTTTCGGCAAGCTGTTCAATGCGGGGAGTGCGTTTTCCTGCGATGGCAGGCAGTTCGATCAGCTGTTCAGCGATGGCGAGTGCTTTCGCATCGGTGGTCTGGAGGCTCGTGCGCTGCATACGCCGGGTCATACCCCGGCTTGCATGACCTACGTGATCGGTGATGCGGCTTTCGTCGGCGATACCCTGTTCATGCCGGACTATGGCACCGCACGTTGCGACTTCCCCGGTGGTGATGCCCGCGTACTGTATCGCTCGATTCAACGGCTGTTCAGCCTGCCGGATACGACTCGTCTGTTCCTCTGCCATGACTACAAGGTGCCAGGGCGCGAGCATTTTCAGTTTCAGAGCACGGTAGCCGAGCAGCGTCTCCACAACGTGCATGTGCACGAAGGGATCGGCGAGGACGAGTTCGTCGCCATGCGCACCAAGCGTGATGCCACGCTAGGCATGCCGACGTTGATCCTGCCGTCGGTACAGGTGAACATGCGCGGCGGCGAACTGCCCCCGCCGGAAGACAACGGGGTGCGTTATCTCAAGGTGCCCTTGAATGTCCTTTGA